A stretch of Blautia liquoris DNA encodes these proteins:
- a CDS encoding alpha/beta hydrolase family protein — MMTIENLEKYNPSHFYDVKSQLKDYVYNNTSKLLENGKTRRNLILTKDELRQRQCYVRSKFLDSIGGMPSCETPLDPVVTGVVQSDDFHIEKVIYQSRPNCFVTANLYMPDGLKNPSGAVLFLCGHDPLAKHSYEYQMVCQCLTKRGIIVLAIDPVGQGERVSYYEEGSEIISRGTAEHTHAGLQCLMTGYPSARYFLQDAIRGIDYLLTRPEVDPDNIGVTGNSGGGTQTCMVMLCDDRVKAFAPGTYITSYEENILSGVPQDSEQNWPGFLKYGFEHEDILLSAAPKPVAVLAASYDFFPIEGTRKTVENAKKYWKLWGKEDNLYYYEDVTQHSYSFDLALKAAEFFTRSLEIENREDITLEDIHIINPKKLWCTKKGQIKEEKRNSRFIYEENLSLLNRMKKDVCTKENAYQWLKEQVYHQRDICALNLRKISRLEYNDLSIASYIWRSQERMMNHCLVFEENSNSDVTRSPTIAVWDGGTRQLKDHMEWIQNECEKGRKVLVLNTSGVGGIAPYQTGAQKVDDKFGTIYKLADDLIRSGDSLCALRIFDVIRSVDMLQDLDAAKCRDIRIHVCGWQGIYGILAAFLDERIESVSIEEPVLTYNSWVAERYYENEPVSIILPKALRFFDIDNVIGWMKEENRIEICKGDRS, encoded by the coding sequence ATGATGACGATAGAAAATCTTGAAAAATATAACCCTTCTCACTTTTATGATGTAAAAAGTCAGCTCAAGGACTATGTCTATAACAATACTTCCAAGCTGCTGGAAAACGGAAAAACCAGACGGAATCTTATTCTTACAAAAGATGAACTCAGACAAAGGCAATGTTATGTAAGAAGTAAGTTCCTCGATTCTATAGGTGGGATGCCATCGTGCGAAACACCCTTAGATCCAGTTGTCACAGGAGTTGTTCAATCAGATGATTTTCATATAGAAAAGGTGATTTATCAGTCAAGACCCAATTGTTTTGTAACAGCAAATTTGTATATGCCTGACGGATTAAAGAATCCCTCCGGTGCAGTTTTGTTTTTATGCGGGCATGATCCATTGGCCAAACACAGCTATGAATATCAGATGGTGTGTCAGTGCCTTACAAAACGGGGAATTATCGTTTTGGCTATAGATCCTGTTGGGCAGGGAGAAAGAGTCAGCTACTATGAGGAAGGATCAGAGATAATCAGCAGAGGAACCGCGGAGCATACGCATGCGGGACTTCAATGCCTTATGACCGGTTATCCATCGGCAAGGTACTTCCTTCAGGATGCAATTAGAGGTATTGATTATCTGCTGACCCGCCCCGAAGTAGATCCGGACAATATCGGAGTTACGGGAAATTCCGGCGGGGGTACCCAGACCTGTATGGTAATGCTATGCGATGACAGGGTGAAAGCTTTTGCTCCTGGCACATATATTACAAGCTATGAAGAAAATATACTCTCAGGAGTGCCCCAGGATTCCGAGCAGAACTGGCCGGGATTTCTGAAGTATGGATTTGAACATGAAGACATATTGTTAAGTGCTGCACCGAAACCGGTGGCTGTCCTGGCTGCATCCTATGACTTCTTTCCGATAGAAGGAACCAGGAAAACTGTTGAAAATGCAAAAAAATATTGGAAACTATGGGGAAAAGAAGATAACTTATATTATTATGAGGATGTCACGCAGCACAGCTATTCCTTTGATCTTGCACTGAAAGCAGCTGAATTTTTTACAAGAAGTCTAGAGATCGAGAACAGAGAGGACATAACTCTTGAGGATATTCACATAATAAATCCTAAAAAGTTGTGGTGTACGAAAAAGGGTCAGATAAAGGAAGAAAAAAGGAATTCGCGATTTATATATGAAGAGAATCTTTCCCTGTTGAATCGGATGAAGAAAGATGTGTGTACAAAAGAGAATGCATATCAATGGTTGAAAGAGCAGGTCTATCATCAGCGGGATATATGCGCATTGAACCTGAGGAAAATTTCGAGGCTGGAATATAACGATTTATCAATCGCTTCATATATTTGGAGATCCCAGGAAAGAATGATGAACCATTGTCTGGTCTTTGAAGAAAACTCCAACTCTGATGTCACACGCTCACCTACCATTGCTGTCTGGGACGGGGGAACCAGACAGCTGAAGGACCATATGGAATGGATTCAGAACGAATGTGAGAAGGGCAGAAAGGTTCTGGTTCTCAACACGTCAGGAGTTGGGGGGATTGCTCCTTATCAGACAGGGGCTCAAAAGGTAGATGATAAGTTTGGAACGATATATAAACTTGCAGATGACCTGATTCGATCCGGAGACAGCCTGTGCGCACTAAGAATATTTGATGTTATTCGTTCCGTTGATATGCTGCAGGACCTGGATGCTGCAAAATGCAGAGATATTCGAATTCATGTATGCGGCTGGCAGGGAATTTATGGTATTTTGGCAGCCTTTCTTGATGAGAGAATTGAATCTGTCTCCATAGAAGAACCAGTATTGACTTATAACAGCTGGGTGGCTGAACGGTATTATGAGAATGAGCCTGTGAGTATTATCCTTCCGAAAGCACTTCGCTTTTTTGATATAGATAATGTAATTGGATGGATGAAGGAAGAAAATCGTATAGAAATATGCAAAGGAGACAGATCATGA
- a CDS encoding Gfo/Idh/MocA family protein gives MKVIILGAGGRGRNYTRFCLQYGADIVAIADPDRKKLNKLALDFNIGDEKLYSNWQEVMKEDKFADAVINATPDKVHYPSTMQALDKGYAVLLEKPMSDNEQECIDMVKKAEEKNLLLMVCHVLRYAPFFEKLKEIIDEGRVGELVHLQMTENCAYWHFAHSYVRGVFRNETISSPFILAKSCHDLDLIGYLTGKKCLSVVSEGNLKYYKEENAPEGAPKYCLDGCPCETSCPYFAPRLYLKQISKVGWPTQTISSDTSFAARYEALRKGQYGRCVFHCDNDVCDHQSAIFNMEDGLTASFNMTGFSSENTRTLRFFGTKGDIRGHLDKGNIEVYDFLTKEKEVIPIEYESIQSGHGGGDSRLLYDFLDGVGKKGGDLKTLARLSLQSHRMAFAAEKSRKEGKRIYL, from the coding sequence ATGAAAGTAATCATTTTGGGAGCTGGAGGCAGAGGAAGAAACTATACACGTTTCTGTTTACAATATGGTGCTGATATTGTTGCGATTGCTGATCCGGACAGAAAGAAATTGAATAAACTTGCTCTGGATTTTAATATTGGTGATGAGAAATTGTATTCCAACTGGCAGGAAGTAATGAAAGAAGATAAGTTTGCAGACGCAGTGATTAATGCAACGCCAGATAAAGTGCATTATCCATCAACGATGCAGGCGTTAGATAAGGGATATGCGGTATTATTGGAAAAACCAATGTCTGATAATGAACAAGAGTGTATTGATATGGTCAAAAAGGCAGAGGAAAAGAATCTGTTATTAATGGTGTGCCATGTTTTGCGTTATGCACCTTTCTTTGAAAAACTGAAAGAAATTATTGATGAGGGCAGGGTTGGGGAATTAGTTCATCTACAGATGACAGAAAATTGTGCCTATTGGCATTTTGCTCATTCATATGTCAGAGGTGTATTCCGAAATGAAACGATATCCAGCCCGTTTATATTGGCGAAATCATGCCATGATTTAGATTTAATCGGTTATCTCACAGGAAAAAAATGTCTGTCGGTTGTATCAGAAGGAAACCTTAAATACTACAAAGAAGAAAATGCGCCGGAAGGGGCACCAAAATATTGTCTGGATGGATGTCCCTGTGAGACATCATGTCCTTATTTTGCACCCAGATTATATCTGAAACAAATTTCTAAAGTGGGCTGGCCGACACAGACCATTTCGTCGGACACTTCTTTTGCGGCAAGATATGAAGCGCTAAGGAAGGGACAATATGGGCGCTGTGTCTTTCATTGTGATAATGATGTGTGTGATCATCAAAGTGCAATATTTAATATGGAAGATGGGCTCACAGCTTCGTTTAACATGACTGGATTTTCGAGCGAAAATACAAGGACGCTACGTTTCTTTGGGACGAAAGGTGATATCCGGGGACACTTGGATAAAGGAAATATCGAAGTATACGATTTCCTGACCAAGGAGAAAGAAGTAATTCCGATTGAGTATGAGAGTATTCAGTCCGGACATGGTGGAGGAGACTCCAGACTTTTATATGATTTCCTGGACGGAGTCGGAAAAAAAGGAGGAGATTTAAAAACCTTAGCCCGTCTTTCTTTACAAAGTCATCGGATGGCATTCGCGGCGGAGAAATCAAGAAAAGAAGGAAAGAGGATTTATCTATAA
- a CDS encoding TraX family protein, translated as MMNQTFLYGIPGSTVKLIAMACMFIDHFAVIFLEMNHPVLSSFLRSIGRIAFPLFAFLLTEGFLHTHSKVNYCRNLFIMAILSEIPFDLAFRNSVFDPISQNTLFTLTIGLLTIWAISLIEETTQKKGQKQYFRIPLTLLVTAAGSFAAWLFRSDYEFYGILAIVLLYVLRTRRMAASVLSCAVLTLIGPAESFCFFSIPLIMKYNGSRGLKLKYAFYLFYPFHLLVLYLLWHTISI; from the coding sequence ATGATGAATCAGACATTTTTATATGGAATTCCCGGAAGCACAGTCAAGCTTATCGCGATGGCATGTATGTTCATAGATCATTTTGCGGTTATTTTTCTGGAAATGAATCATCCTGTCTTAAGTTCTTTTCTTCGTTCCATCGGCCGGATTGCCTTCCCTTTGTTTGCATTTCTCCTGACAGAAGGATTCCTTCACACGCACAGCAAAGTAAACTATTGCCGCAACTTGTTTATTATGGCTATTCTGTCCGAAATACCCTTTGACCTGGCATTTCGCAACTCTGTCTTCGATCCGATAAGTCAGAATACATTATTTACCCTCACAATCGGCCTTCTGACAATCTGGGCAATCTCTCTAATCGAAGAAACAACACAAAAAAAAGGTCAAAAACAATACTTTCGTATTCCTTTGACCCTTCTGGTGACAGCCGCAGGGAGTTTCGCCGCATGGCTGTTCCGTTCAGACTATGAATTCTATGGAATTCTTGCAATTGTACTGCTATACGTCTTACGAACACGCCGCATGGCAGCATCGGTTCTTTCTTGTGCAGTTTTGACGTTAATCGGACCTGCGGAGTCTTTCTGTTTCTTCTCGATTCCACTGATTATGAAGTACAACGGCAGTCGCGGACTTAAGCTAAAATATGCATTTTACCTTTTTTATCCCTTTCATCTTCTGGTGTTGTATCTGCTTTGGCACACTATCAGTATCTGA